A portion of the Streptomyces platensis genome contains these proteins:
- a CDS encoding GvpL/GvpF family gas vesicle protein encodes MSVYVYSILATTHPQNLEGLHGVGNPPSELRTVQSKQLSAVVSDAPEELRPKRRDLGAHQAVQERLMADGTVLPLQFGFTTTDDEAVRAVLKERADEFAERLEALEGCAEYHLKAAQDEDALLRQILTESDQARQLNEQIRSGNAAPELPLALGEMVSQEVQARQEQLAARVLDALRGFAREERLSPPTGNDFLSVSFLVEQDNEKSFLGAQRDLAKELGEDFDLRLLGPLPAYSFV; translated from the coding sequence ATGTCGGTCTACGTCTACTCCATCCTCGCGACCACCCATCCGCAGAACCTGGAGGGCCTCCACGGGGTGGGAAACCCCCCGTCCGAGCTCCGCACGGTGCAGAGCAAGCAGCTGTCCGCCGTCGTCAGCGACGCCCCGGAGGAGCTGCGGCCCAAGCGCCGCGACCTCGGCGCGCACCAGGCCGTCCAGGAACGGCTGATGGCCGACGGCACCGTCCTGCCCTTGCAGTTCGGCTTCACGACCACGGACGACGAGGCCGTACGGGCCGTCCTGAAAGAGCGGGCGGACGAATTCGCCGAGCGGCTGGAGGCGTTGGAGGGCTGCGCCGAATACCACCTGAAGGCTGCCCAGGACGAGGACGCGCTGCTGCGGCAGATCCTCACGGAGTCGGATCAGGCACGACAGCTCAACGAACAGATCAGAAGCGGCAACGCGGCACCCGAACTCCCGCTCGCCCTCGGTGAGATGGTCTCCCAGGAAGTGCAGGCACGACAGGAGCAACTCGCCGCCCGAGTCCTCGACGCGCTGCGCGGCTTCGCCCGGGAGGAGCGCCTCTCACCACCGACCGGGAACGACTTCCTGAGCGTGTCCTTCCTGGTGGAGCAGGACAACGAGAAGAGTTTCCTCGGTGCGCAGCGGGATCTCGCCAAGGAGCTGGGGGAGGACTTCGACCTCCGCCTGCTCGGCCCGCTGCCCGCCTACAGTTTCGTCTAG
- a CDS encoding gas vesicle structural protein GvpA encodes MTVVPQGGGPVAAGGGGGSGNLYDILDLILDRGLVIDAFVRVSLVGIEILKIDARIVVASVDTYLRFAEACNRLDLEAGRKAPSQLTDLVGEVTEGGSHGKTKGALSGAAEAVTDALKGGGDDDEEHESRRKEPAERRERSARRPARRRKE; translated from the coding sequence GTGACTGTGGTGCCGCAAGGCGGAGGACCCGTTGCCGCAGGTGGCGGCGGAGGCTCCGGAAACCTCTACGACATCCTCGATCTGATCCTGGACCGCGGTCTGGTCATCGACGCCTTTGTGCGTGTGTCGTTGGTGGGCATCGAGATCCTCAAGATCGACGCCCGCATCGTCGTCGCGAGCGTCGACACCTACCTGCGCTTCGCCGAGGCCTGCAACCGCCTCGACCTGGAAGCGGGACGCAAGGCACCCTCCCAGCTGACCGACCTCGTCGGTGAGGTGACCGAGGGCGGCTCGCACGGCAAGACCAAGGGCGCGCTGTCCGGGGCCGCGGAAGCGGTGACCGACGCACTCAAGGGCGGCGGTGACGACGACGAGGAACACGAGTCGAGGCGCAAGGAGCCCGCCGAGCGGCGCGAGCGGTCCGCTCGCCGGCCGGCCCGGCGCCGAAAGGAGTGA
- a CDS encoding gas vesicle protein, producing MATGEEDETERVRRPSGKKTAKKTVKKTAGSASSVPAGHRESESDSEEPRTGRRVSAPRAMRYAADQLKELLGRAPESVSAVQPTEDGWQADVEVLELERVPGTTSVMATYRVVLDKEGELVAYERTRRYTRGQIDRR from the coding sequence ATGGCCACAGGCGAAGAGGACGAGACCGAACGAGTTCGGCGTCCGTCCGGTAAGAAGACCGCCAAGAAAACCGTCAAAAAAACCGCCGGAAGCGCCAGCAGTGTCCCGGCCGGCCACCGCGAGAGCGAAAGCGACAGCGAAGAGCCGCGCACCGGCCGTCGTGTTTCGGCGCCACGTGCCATGCGGTACGCGGCGGACCAGCTCAAGGAACTGCTGGGGCGGGCTCCCGAGTCCGTCTCCGCGGTGCAGCCGACGGAGGACGGCTGGCAGGCGGACGTGGAAGTCCTGGAGCTGGAACGCGTCCCCGGGACCACCAGCGTGATGGCGACCTACCGGGTGGTGCTGGACAAGGAAGGCGAACTGGTGGCGTACGAGCGCACCCGCCGCTACACCCGAGGCCAGATCGACCGCCGATAG
- a CDS encoding phytoene desaturase family protein, with protein sequence MPDAVVIGAGPNGLVAANLLADAGWSVEVLEEQEEPGGAVRSDRAVHPDFVNDLCSSFYPLAVASPVLAALNLYEEGLIWSHAPQVLAHPLTDGRCALLGRATAGTVAGLETFGPGDGAAWQELCDVWDRVGGDLLDALFTPFPPLRAMARLAARLRGAGGLRLARMMLLPVRRLGEEEFRGEAGRLLLAGNALHADLTPEATGSGGFGWLMSMLGQHYGFPVPAGGAQSLTSALVRRLHRRGGVLRCGERVDEIVVRSGRAVAVRTAIGEIVPGRRAVLADVSVPALYGRLVDSRHLPGRLTADLRRFQWDFATFKVDWALGGPVPWTAEAAATAGTVHLADGMDELTRFTAQIAAGQVPDRPFALFGQMTTADATRSPPGTESAWAYTHVPHRIRGDAGEGGIGGAWGPGDQEAMADRLEEQVERFAPGFRSRIKARRILAPPTLEALDANLHGGALNGGTAALHQQLVFRPLPGLARPETPVTGLYLASAGAHPGGGVHGAPGANAARAALRTRAPNRVLSRAQRALHRGAGSLHASGN encoded by the coding sequence ATGCCGGACGCGGTGGTGATCGGTGCCGGACCCAACGGACTCGTCGCGGCGAACCTGCTGGCCGACGCCGGGTGGTCGGTGGAGGTGCTGGAGGAGCAGGAGGAGCCGGGCGGCGCGGTCCGCAGCGACCGTGCGGTGCACCCCGACTTCGTCAACGACCTGTGCAGTTCGTTCTACCCGCTCGCCGTAGCCTCCCCGGTCCTCGCCGCCCTGAACCTGTACGAAGAGGGGCTTATCTGGAGCCATGCCCCTCAGGTGCTGGCCCATCCGCTGACCGACGGCCGCTGTGCGCTGCTGGGCCGCGCCACGGCCGGCACGGTGGCGGGGCTGGAGACCTTCGGCCCCGGCGACGGCGCGGCCTGGCAGGAACTGTGCGACGTCTGGGACCGGGTCGGCGGCGACCTCCTGGACGCGCTGTTCACCCCTTTCCCGCCGCTGCGTGCCATGGCCCGGCTCGCCGCCCGGCTCCGCGGTGCCGGGGGTCTGCGGCTGGCGCGGATGATGCTGCTGCCCGTACGGCGCCTGGGCGAGGAGGAGTTCCGCGGCGAGGCGGGCCGGCTGCTGCTGGCGGGCAACGCCCTGCACGCCGACCTCACCCCCGAGGCCACCGGCAGTGGCGGCTTCGGATGGCTGATGTCGATGCTCGGCCAGCACTACGGCTTTCCGGTGCCGGCCGGCGGTGCCCAGTCGCTCACCTCGGCCCTGGTGCGGCGGCTGCACCGCCGGGGCGGGGTGCTGCGCTGCGGGGAGCGGGTCGACGAGATCGTCGTACGCTCCGGGCGCGCGGTGGCGGTGCGTACCGCGATCGGTGAGATCGTGCCGGGCCGCCGCGCCGTGCTGGCGGATGTGTCGGTGCCCGCCCTGTACGGCCGGCTGGTCGACTCCCGGCATCTTCCCGGCCGGCTGACGGCGGATCTGCGGCGCTTCCAATGGGACTTCGCCACCTTCAAGGTGGACTGGGCGCTCGGCGGCCCGGTGCCGTGGACCGCGGAGGCCGCCGCCACCGCGGGCACCGTGCATCTGGCGGACGGTATGGACGAACTCACCCGCTTCACCGCCCAGATCGCCGCGGGCCAGGTGCCCGACCGGCCGTTCGCGCTGTTCGGCCAGATGACCACCGCGGACGCCACCCGCTCCCCGCCGGGCACCGAGTCGGCCTGGGCCTACACCCACGTACCCCACCGGATCCGGGGGGACGCGGGGGAGGGCGGGATCGGCGGCGCCTGGGGCCCGGGGGACCAGGAAGCGATGGCGGACCGGCTGGAGGAGCAGGTCGAGCGCTTCGCGCCGGGCTTCCGGTCCCGGATCAAGGCGCGCCGTATTCTCGCCCCGCCCACGCTGGAGGCGCTGGACGCCAATCTGCACGGGGGCGCCCTCAACGGCGGTACGGCCGCCCTCCACCAGCAGCTGGTGTTCCGTCCGCTGCCGGGCCTCGCCCGCCCGGAAACCCCCGTGACGGGCCTCTACCTGGCCTCCGCCGGTGCCCACCCGGGCGGCGGGGTGCACGGCGCCCCCGGCGCCAACGCGGCCCGCGCGGCGCTGCGCACCCGCGCCCCGAACCGCGTCCTCAGCCGGGCACAGCGGGCACTCCACCGGGGCGCCGGTTCACTGCACGCATCGGGAAACTGA
- a CDS encoding SRPBCC family protein: protein MAVRHQLIRRSPEELWAVLADRSRYQDWVVGTARSRPKDGDWPEVGATLEYTVRLGPWEATGHTVVRHSDPPRTLELEVDSGRLGTARISLEVRPWGADSLVIVDEHPLAGPGGRLHNAALDALLQLRHRSMLSRLAAVAEEAPARASTGA from the coding sequence GTGGCCGTACGACACCAGCTGATCAGGCGGTCGCCCGAGGAGCTGTGGGCGGTGCTCGCCGACCGCTCCCGCTACCAGGACTGGGTGGTCGGCACCGCGCGTTCGCGGCCGAAGGACGGCGACTGGCCGGAGGTCGGCGCCACCCTCGAATACACCGTGCGCCTGGGGCCCTGGGAGGCCACCGGGCACACCGTCGTCCGCCACAGCGATCCGCCGCGCACCCTCGAACTCGAGGTGGACAGCGGCCGGCTGGGCACCGCCCGGATCTCCCTCGAGGTGCGTCCCTGGGGCGCCGATTCCCTGGTCATCGTCGACGAACACCCGCTGGCCGGACCGGGCGGACGGCTGCACAACGCGGCGCTGGACGCCCTGCTTCAGCTGCGTCACCGCAGCATGCTCAGCAGGCTCGCCGCGGTGGCCGAAGAGGCCCCGGCCCGGGCGTCCACCGGAGCCTGA
- a CDS encoding zinc-dependent alcohol dehydrogenase — protein sequence MRALTWHGKRDVRVDTVPDPTIKEPTDIIVRITSTGICGSDLHLYEVLGPYLDPGDILGHEPMGIVEEVGPEVTEVSVGDRVVVPFNVSCGTCWMCGQGLHSQCETTQVKDRGTGAALFGFSKLYGQVPGGQAELLRVPFGNTLPVKVPHGPPDQRFVYLSDVLPTAWQSVVYADVPPGGTVTVLGLGPIGDMAARIALHKGAGKVIGVDLVPERLARARERGVHALDLNEYGKNLGEEIRALTGGRGTDAVIEAVGMEAHGAPLVRAAQNLAGLLPDAVGEKLMGRAGVDSMTAFNTAVDVVRRGGTISLIGVYGGSVDPVPMLTLFDKQIQLRMGQANVRRWVDDIMPLLNDADVLGVDGFATHTLPLEDGPQAYRTFQAKEDGMVKTVLTP from the coding sequence ATGAGAGCCCTGACGTGGCACGGCAAGCGCGACGTCCGCGTGGACACGGTCCCCGACCCCACCATCAAGGAACCGACCGACATCATCGTCCGCATCACCTCCACCGGTATCTGCGGCTCCGACCTGCATCTGTACGAGGTTCTCGGCCCCTATCTCGACCCCGGTGACATCCTCGGCCACGAGCCGATGGGCATCGTCGAGGAGGTCGGGCCCGAGGTCACGGAGGTGTCCGTCGGTGACCGGGTGGTGGTGCCGTTCAATGTCTCCTGTGGCACCTGCTGGATGTGCGGACAGGGGCTCCATTCGCAGTGCGAGACCACACAGGTCAAGGACCGGGGGACGGGTGCCGCCCTCTTCGGGTTCTCCAAGCTCTACGGTCAAGTGCCGGGCGGGCAGGCGGAGTTGTTGCGGGTCCCGTTCGGCAACACGCTGCCCGTGAAGGTGCCGCACGGCCCGCCGGACCAGCGGTTCGTCTATCTCTCCGATGTGCTGCCCACCGCCTGGCAGTCGGTCGTCTATGCCGATGTCCCTCCCGGCGGCACGGTCACCGTGCTCGGGCTCGGTCCGATCGGTGACATGGCCGCCCGGATCGCGCTGCACAAGGGCGCGGGCAAGGTCATCGGCGTCGACCTCGTCCCCGAACGCCTCGCCCGCGCCCGCGAGCGCGGGGTGCACGCCCTCGATCTGAACGAGTACGGGAAGAACCTGGGGGAGGAGATCCGCGCGCTCACCGGAGGACGGGGCACCGACGCCGTCATCGAGGCGGTCGGCATGGAGGCCCATGGGGCTCCGCTGGTGCGGGCCGCCCAGAATCTCGCCGGTCTGCTGCCCGACGCCGTGGGGGAGAAGCTGATGGGCCGTGCGGGGGTGGACAGCATGACGGCGTTCAACACCGCCGTCGACGTGGTCCGCCGCGGCGGCACGATCTCGCTCATCGGTGTGTACGGAGGAAGTGTCGACCCGGTGCCGATGCTGACCCTGTTCGACAAGCAGATCCAGCTGCGGATGGGGCAGGCCAACGTCCGGCGGTGGGTGGACGACATCATGCCGCTCCTCAACGACGCGGATGTGCTCGGCGTGGACGGGTTCGCCACCCACACCCTGCCGCTCGAAGACGGGCCGCAGGCCTACCGGACCTTCCAGGCGAAGGAAGACGGCATGGTGAAGACCGTCCTCACGCCCTGA
- a CDS encoding SpoIIE family protein phosphatase, translating to MTGGNGPGPAADPVGRALLRAMAETGASVGGVYVLAADAPVLQLTVMSGVPAPFLAPWDRVALAAPIPVAVATREQRLVWAGGQQQMARDFPRTAVAAPYDFSLAAAPVSSPAGSLGALLLLWPAGHASQLSAAERDAVTAACRRLAAPLARHPRPDGAGPSDAPRVLAPPPKRAVSPDEALAAADYLERLPGGCCALDLEGRITLVTQGAAELLGEKGSRLIGARPWEALPWLRDPVFEDRYRAAVLSRRPTSFTASRPPHHWLTFRLFPDSRGLSVRISPSDKDYGPVAPAPAQGEVLPVRAGQIYHVLHLAAALTEAVGTQDVADLVADQIVPAFGAQGMLMYVAEAGRLRTIGHRGYSAEAVAAFEGVALGAANSPAVHALATGEPSFFSSPEEIERDYPGLPRLTGKAARAVLPLIVSGRPVGCCILAYTRARTFSLEERQVLTSLAGLIAQALDRARLYDTKQQLAHDLQAGLLPHVLPPVPGFAVAARYLPSTRGMDIGGDFYDLIRLNEHSVAAVIGDVQGHNAAAAALMGQVRTAVRAYATAGAAPDEVLARTNRLLTDLDPGLFTSCLYVHIDLRTRRARLAGAGHPPPLLRHPDRHTTVLHVPPGLLLGIEPGARYSATEITLPPKSVLALYTDGLIETPGTDPDLSVADLAGRLNDAPPLGPDRLADSLLENRHGDADRQDDVALMLLAALPSGPVTLD from the coding sequence ATGACCGGCGGGAACGGGCCCGGCCCGGCGGCCGACCCGGTGGGCCGGGCGCTGCTGCGTGCGATGGCGGAGACCGGGGCGTCCGTCGGCGGGGTCTATGTGCTGGCGGCCGACGCGCCGGTCCTCCAGCTGACCGTCATGAGCGGAGTGCCGGCGCCCTTCCTGGCCCCGTGGGACCGGGTGGCGCTGGCGGCCCCCATCCCGGTCGCCGTCGCCACCCGCGAACAGCGTCTGGTGTGGGCGGGCGGCCAGCAGCAGATGGCCCGCGACTTCCCGCGGACGGCGGTGGCGGCGCCCTATGACTTCTCGCTGGCGGCGGCCCCGGTCAGCAGCCCGGCCGGCAGCCTGGGCGCCTTGCTGCTGCTGTGGCCCGCCGGCCACGCGTCCCAGCTGTCGGCGGCGGAACGCGACGCGGTGACGGCCGCGTGCCGGCGCCTGGCGGCGCCGCTGGCGCGGCACCCCCGGCCCGACGGCGCCGGTCCGTCCGACGCGCCGCGAGTCCTCGCGCCGCCGCCGAAGCGGGCCGTGAGCCCGGACGAGGCGCTGGCGGCGGCCGACTACCTGGAGCGGCTGCCCGGCGGCTGCTGCGCCCTCGACCTGGAGGGACGTATCACCCTGGTCACGCAGGGCGCGGCGGAGCTGCTCGGCGAGAAGGGCAGCCGGCTGATCGGCGCGCGCCCCTGGGAGGCTCTGCCGTGGCTGCGCGACCCGGTCTTCGAGGACCGCTACCGCGCCGCGGTGCTCAGCCGCCGGCCGACCTCGTTCACCGCCAGCCGGCCGCCGCACCACTGGCTCACCTTCCGGCTCTTCCCGGACAGCAGAGGTCTGAGCGTGCGGATCAGCCCGTCGGACAAGGACTACGGCCCGGTGGCGCCCGCACCCGCGCAAGGGGAGGTCCTGCCGGTACGGGCCGGGCAGATCTATCACGTGCTGCATCTCGCGGCGGCTCTCACGGAGGCCGTGGGGACGCAGGATGTGGCGGATCTCGTCGCCGACCAGATCGTGCCGGCGTTCGGCGCCCAAGGCATGCTCATGTACGTGGCGGAGGCGGGCCGGCTGCGGACCATCGGGCATCGCGGCTACTCCGCCGAGGCGGTCGCCGCCTTCGAAGGAGTCGCTCTCGGCGCCGCCAACAGCCCCGCCGTCCACGCCCTCGCCACCGGGGAGCCCAGCTTCTTCTCGTCCCCCGAGGAGATCGAACGCGACTACCCGGGACTGCCTCGGCTGACCGGCAAGGCGGCGCGGGCCGTGCTGCCGCTGATCGTGTCCGGCCGCCCGGTCGGCTGCTGCATCCTCGCGTACACCCGGGCCCGCACCTTCAGCCTGGAGGAACGCCAGGTCCTGACCTCACTGGCGGGGCTGATCGCCCAGGCGCTGGACCGGGCCCGCCTGTACGACACCAAGCAGCAGCTTGCGCACGATCTCCAGGCCGGCCTGCTGCCGCATGTGCTGCCCCCGGTGCCGGGATTCGCCGTCGCCGCCCGTTACCTGCCGTCGACCCGCGGTATGGACATCGGCGGCGACTTCTACGATCTGATCCGCCTCAACGAGCACAGCGTCGCCGCCGTCATCGGTGACGTCCAGGGCCACAACGCGGCGGCGGCCGCCCTCATGGGGCAGGTCCGCACCGCCGTCCGCGCCTACGCCACCGCCGGGGCGGCGCCGGACGAGGTGCTGGCCCGGACGAACCGGCTGCTGACGGATCTGGACCCGGGTCTGTTCACCAGCTGTCTGTACGTCCATATCGACCTGCGCACCCGCCGGGCGCGCCTGGCCGGCGCCGGCCATCCGCCGCCGCTGCTGCGCCACCCGGACCGGCACACCACGGTGCTGCATGTGCCCCCGGGGCTGCTGCTGGGCATCGAGCCCGGGGCCCGGTACTCCGCCACGGAGATCACCCTGCCGCCGAAATCCGTCCTGGCGCTCTACACCGACGGCCTGATCGAAACGCCGGGGACCGATCCGGATCTCTCCGTCGCCGACCTCGCCGGACGCCTCAACGACGCCCCGCCACTGGGCCCGGACCGGCTCGCCGACTCCCTCCTGGAGAACCGGCACGGCGACGCGGACCGGCAGGACGACGTGGCCCTGATGCTGCTGGCGGCGCTGCCGTCCGGCCCGGTCACACTCGATTGA
- a CDS encoding bifunctional glycosyltransferase/CDP-glycerol:glycerophosphate glycerophosphotransferase, with the protein MPETGPRSAPRFSIIVPVHNVQGYLRACLNSLLAQDFTDFEVIAVDDCSPDRSGEILAEFAARDPRVIHVRHEENGGIGAARNTGVQRARGDYLLFLDSDDTFTAGALRAMAGRLGEAADPDLLLFDHVRTYWWHAVQPSAVRELLAGAGAEVFKPTERTEFLHMFAVVWNRAFRRDFFVDNGFRYTDGLYEDALMVYTTMLTAERAVCLDHACVEYRQRRHGNSMKTPGLKHFTIFDQYQRLFDFLDGRPDLDPLRPLFFERMVSHFLFTGARESRVRVQDRPEFFRRSVAMYRRHKPAGFTPPPEADALRFQALERGSYRAFQALNLMSRTRKSGQQRLRKAQRAMSKRAATSFYRMQLKRPIDQNLAVFSAYWNRTPSCNPLAIYEKAREMAPQLHGVWVVREDVVDTVPEGMDHVVVNSRRYWELMARAKYFVNNVNFADAVVKRKGQVHLQTHHGTPLKRMGIDQQKYPAAGKGMSMRKLLERADRWDLSVSANQHTSEQWERVYPCRFESIDAGYPRNDVFFRTGAQDILDIRERLGIAPGSTAVLYAPTVRDYQVGYVPQLDLERITRELGPDIVLLVRTHYFYGQDPHLQQLQDEGALIDVSRHPSVEELCLAADALITDYSSIMFDYANLDRPIINYADDWETYVRSRGVTFDLLSGKPGDTPGIVATSEDELIEAFRSGRWNGTEAAELRAAFRARFCMWDDGHAAERVVNRTFLGNPEPVPAPLPLSERTVPPSPPEAARAVQDVVLASGADTAAGRTPS; encoded by the coding sequence ATGCCCGAGACGGGCCCCAGATCCGCCCCGCGCTTCAGCATCATCGTTCCGGTCCACAATGTGCAGGGCTATCTTCGCGCGTGCCTGAACTCGCTGCTGGCGCAGGATTTCACCGACTTCGAGGTCATCGCGGTCGACGACTGCTCGCCGGACCGCAGCGGCGAGATCCTGGCGGAGTTCGCCGCCCGCGACCCGCGGGTGATCCACGTACGCCACGAGGAGAACGGCGGTATCGGCGCGGCCCGGAACACCGGCGTCCAGCGTGCGCGCGGCGACTATCTGCTGTTCCTCGACAGTGACGACACCTTCACCGCGGGCGCGCTGCGGGCCATGGCCGGCCGGCTGGGCGAAGCGGCGGACCCGGACCTGCTGCTCTTCGACCATGTACGGACCTACTGGTGGCACGCGGTCCAGCCGAGTGCGGTCCGTGAACTCCTCGCCGGGGCCGGAGCGGAGGTCTTCAAGCCCACCGAGCGCACCGAATTCCTGCATATGTTCGCGGTGGTGTGGAACCGTGCTTTCCGGCGCGACTTCTTCGTGGACAACGGATTCCGGTACACCGACGGGCTCTACGAGGACGCCCTGATGGTCTACACGACCATGCTCACCGCCGAGCGCGCCGTGTGCCTGGACCACGCCTGTGTGGAATACCGCCAGCGCCGGCACGGCAATTCCATGAAGACACCGGGCCTTAAGCACTTCACGATATTCGACCAGTACCAGCGGCTCTTCGACTTCCTCGACGGCCGGCCGGACCTCGACCCGCTGCGGCCGCTGTTCTTCGAGCGGATGGTCAGCCACTTCCTCTTCACCGGCGCGCGGGAGAGCCGGGTGCGGGTCCAGGACCGGCCGGAATTCTTCCGCCGTTCCGTGGCGATGTACCGGCGGCACAAGCCCGCGGGATTCACCCCGCCCCCGGAGGCCGACGCCCTCCGGTTCCAGGCACTGGAACGCGGTTCCTACCGTGCCTTCCAGGCCCTGAATCTGATGAGCCGTACCCGGAAGAGCGGGCAGCAGCGCCTGCGCAAGGCCCAGCGCGCCATGAGCAAGCGGGCCGCCACGAGTTTCTACCGGATGCAGCTGAAGCGCCCCATCGACCAGAACCTCGCCGTCTTCAGCGCCTACTGGAACCGTACCCCCTCCTGCAATCCGCTGGCGATTTACGAAAAGGCCAGGGAAATGGCCCCGCAGCTGCACGGGGTGTGGGTCGTACGCGAGGACGTCGTGGACACCGTGCCGGAGGGTATGGACCACGTCGTCGTCAACAGCCGGCGCTACTGGGAGCTGATGGCGCGCGCGAAGTACTTCGTCAACAACGTCAATTTCGCCGACGCGGTGGTCAAGCGCAAGGGCCAGGTCCATCTCCAGACCCATCACGGCACCCCGCTCAAGCGCATGGGTATCGACCAGCAGAAATATCCGGCCGCCGGCAAGGGAATGAGCATGCGCAAGCTGCTCGAACGCGCCGACCGCTGGGATCTGTCGGTCTCCGCCAACCAGCACACCAGCGAGCAGTGGGAGCGGGTCTACCCCTGTCGTTTCGAATCCATCGACGCCGGCTATCCGCGCAATGACGTCTTCTTCCGGACCGGCGCCCAGGACATCCTGGATATCCGCGAGCGGCTGGGGATCGCTCCCGGCAGCACCGCCGTCCTCTATGCCCCGACGGTGCGCGACTACCAGGTCGGCTATGTGCCGCAGCTGGACCTGGAGAGAATCACCCGCGAACTCGGCCCGGACATCGTCCTGCTGGTCCGTACGCACTACTTCTACGGCCAGGACCCGCACCTTCAGCAGCTCCAGGACGAGGGTGCGCTGATCGATGTCTCCCGGCACCCGTCGGTCGAGGAGCTGTGCCTCGCCGCGGACGCGCTGATCACGGACTACTCGTCGATCATGTTCGATTACGCCAACCTCGACCGGCCGATCATCAACTACGCGGACGACTGGGAGACCTACGTCCGCTCCCGCGGCGTCACCTTCGACCTGCTGTCAGGAAAGCCGGGAGACACCCCGGGGATCGTCGCCACCAGCGAGGACGAGCTGATCGAGGCGTTCCGCAGCGGCCGCTGGAACGGCACCGAGGCCGCCGAGCTGCGCGCCGCCTTCCGCGCCCGCTTCTGCATGTGGGACGACGGCCACGCCGCCGAGCGGGTGGTCAACCGGACCTTCCTCGGCAACCCGGAGCCGGTCCCGGCCCCGCTGCCGCTGTCCGAGCGCACCGTCCCGCCGTCCCCGCCCGAGGCCGCTCGCGCCGTGCAGGATGTCGTCCTCGCCTCCGGTGCGGACACGGCCGCCGGCCGGACGCCGAGCTGA
- a CDS encoding DUF6131 family protein encodes MIVLGIILLVVGFLTGIGILWTIGIILAVIGAILWVLGAMGHAVAGRKHYW; translated from the coding sequence GTGATCGTTCTCGGAATCATCCTGCTTGTCGTCGGGTTCCTGACCGGCATCGGCATTCTGTGGACCATCGGCATCATTCTCGCCGTCATCGGCGCGATCCTTTGGGTCCTCGGTGCCATGGGGCACGCGGTCGCCGGCCGCAAGCACTACTGGTAG